In the genome of Sander vitreus isolate 19-12246 chromosome 13, sanVit1, whole genome shotgun sequence, one region contains:
- the mink1 gene encoding misshapen-like kinase 1 isoform X3 codes for MSENAPTRSLDDIDLAALRDPAGIFELVEVVGNGTYGQVYKGRHVKTGQLAAIKVMDVTEEEEEEIKAEINMLKKYSHHRNIATYYGAFVKKSPPGHDDQLWLVMEFCGAGSVTDLVKNTKGSSLKEDWIAYICREILRGLSHLHAHKVIHRDIKGQNVLLTENAEVKLVDFGVSAQLDRTVGRRNTFIGTPYWMAPEVIACDENPDSTYDYRSDIWSLGITAIEMAEGAPPLCDMHPMRALFLIPRNPPPKLKSKKWSKKYIDFIEGCLVKTYTSRPSTEQLLKHSFIRDQPTERQVRIQLKDHIDRTRKKRGEKEETEYEYSGSDEEDENRGDDRESSSILNVPGESTLRRDFQRLQQENKERSEAHKRQQAQLAAQRRDPEEHKRQLLHDRQKRIEEQKEQRRRLEEQQRKEREMVRQQEKGPHRRLDDMRREEDRRLAEREQEYKRKQLEEQRQSERLQRQLQQEHAYLVSLQQQQQEKKPQLYHYNKNLEPNNKPTWAREVEERSKLNRQGSPKICTTVSDTAIQLRSDSISQSGAAQSAQTPPMQRPVEPQGGQGKFQMAHLVPLKPYAAPVPRSQSLCDQPTKTMSAFPTQDPSITPTPRPIHSRELVRQNSDPTSETPAPLAHQIGEDRGPWIRLPDVELPPKIPQRTASIATALNTNLNSGIRHPVRASNPDLSRNDRWERGDCMSIISNLPQTGSLERHRILSSSKMDSPILSHDSRHKPGESRTSSRPGRPADHGLFAKERAEEQPRPPVKANDYSSSSESSESSEESESGEGAEEEESPTDRHRDADTDSVNTMVVHEDEGEGGEGEQAGGYGDQTMLVQRTPEKRSHNGYTNLPDVVQPSHSPTDSATHSSPGKDSVYDYQSRGLVKASGKSSFTTFVDLGMYQTPGGTGDNISVSGLRFEQLKMEVRKGSMVNVNPTNTRPPNDTPEIRKYKKRFNSEILCAALWGVNLLVGTENGLKLLDRSGQGKVYPLINSRRFQQMDVLEGLNLLITISGKKNKVRVYYLAWLRNKILHNDPEVEKKQGWTTVGEMEGCVHYKVVKYERIKFLVIALKNAVEVYAWAPKPYHKFMAFKSFADLPHRPVLVDLTVEEGQRLKVIYGSCAGFHAIDVDSGNNYDIYIPVHIQSHVMPHAIVFLPSSDGMEMLLCYEDEGVYVNTYGRIIKDVVLQWGEMPTSVAHICSNQIMGWGEKAIEIRSVETGHLDGVFMHKRAQRLKFLCERNDKVFFASVRSGGSSQVYFMTLNRNCIMNW; via the exons ATGTCTGAAAACGCCCCCACACGAAGCCTGGATGACATAGACCTCGCAGCTCTGAGG GATCCAGCAGGAATCTTTGAGCTGGTCGAGGTCGTCGGCAATGGGACATATGGGCAGGTATACAAG GGCCGTCATGTGAAGACAGGCCAGCTGGCTGCCATCAAGGTGATGGATGttacagaggaggaagaagaggagatcAAAGCGGAAATCAACATGCTGAAAAAATACAGCCACCACCGCAACATAGCCACATACTACGGTGCCTTTGTCAAGAAGAGTCCACCAGGACATGATGACCAACTTTGG cTGGTGATGGAGTTCTGTGGGGCGGGATCGGTGACTGACCTGGTGAAAAACACTAAGGGCAGCTCTCTGAAGGAGGACTGGATCGCTTACATCTGCAGAGAGATCCTAAGG GGCCTTTCTCACCTCCACGCCCATAAAGTTATCCACAGAGACATCAAGGGCCAGAACGTGCTGCTAACGGAGAATGCAGAGGTCAAACTTG TTGATTTTGGTGTGAGTGCtcagttggacaggactgttgGGCGTAGGAACACCTTCATCGGCACACCTTACTGGATGGCACCTGAGGTTATTGCCTGTGATGAGAACCCTGACTCCACCTATGACTACAGG AGTGATATCTGGTCCTTGGGGATCACAGCCATTGAGATGGCAGAAGGAGCTCCTC CCTTGTGTGACATGCACCCGATGAGAGCCCTCTTCCTGATTCCCAGGAATCCCCCTCCAAAACTTAAATCCAAAAAATG GTCCAAGAAATACATTGACTTTATAGAGGGCTGTCTCGTGAAGACATATACCAGCCGACCATCCACAGAGCAGCTTCTCAAGCACTCCTTCATCAGGGACCAGCCCACTGAGCGCCAGGTCCGAATTCAGCTCAAAGACCATATTGACCGTACACGCaagaaaaggggagagaaag AAGAAACAGAGTATGAGTACAGTGGTAGTGATGAAGAGGATGAAAATCGTGGAGATGACCGAGAGTCAAG TTCAATCCTCAATGTGCCCGGTGAGTCCACCCTGAGGCGGGACTTCCAGCGTCTGCAGCAGGAGAACAAAGAGCGCTCGGAGGCTCACAAGAGGCAGCAGGCCCAACTGGCTGCTCAGCGTAGGGACCCTGAGGAACACAAGAGGCAACTGTTGCATGACCGACAGAAACGCATTGAGGAGCAGAAGGAACAGCGTCGCCGACTTGAAGAG CAACAGAGGAAAGAGCGAGAGATGGTGAGGCAGCAAGAAAAAGGTCCCCATCGGAGACTTGACGATATGAGACGGGAGGAAGATAGAAGGTTGGCTGAGAGGGAGCAG GAGTATAAGCGCAAGCAGCTGGAGGAACAGCGTCAGTCAGAGCGACTGCAGAGGCAGCTGCAGCAGGAGCATGCCTACCTGGTGTCTttgcaacaacagcagcaagaAAAGAAGCCCCAGCTCTACCACTATAACAAAAACCTGGAGCCCAACAACAAACCTACTTGGGCCCGTGAG GTGGAGGAGCGAAGTAAGCTCAACAGACAGGGCTCACCCAAAATCTGCACCACTGTCTCTGACACTGCCATCCAGTTGCGCTCTGACTCAATCAGCCAATCGGGAGCGGCCCAGTCTGCTCAGACCCCACCAATGCAGAGGCCTGTTGAACCCCAAGGGGGGCAGGGAAAG TTCCAGATGGCTCACTTGGTTCCGTTGAAGCCTTATGCTGCCCCTGTCCCTCGTTCCCAGTCCCTCTGTGACCAGCCCACTAAGACCATGTCTGCATTCCCCACCCAGGATCCCTCCATTACCCCCACGCCCCGCCCCATCCACTCTAGAGAGCTGGTGCGTCAAAACTCTGACCCCACTTCTGAAACCCCGGCACCACTGGCACACCAAATCGGAGAGGATCGCGGTCCCTGGATCCGCCTGCCAGATGTGGAACTCCCACCCAAG ATTCCCCAGAGGACAGCGTCTATTGCCACAGCTCTCAACACCAACCTGAACTCTGGCATAAGGCATCCAGTACGGGCCAG CAATCCAGATCTCAGCCGCAATGATCGCTGGGAGAGAGGAGACTGTATGAGCATCATATCCAATCTGCCCCAGACTGGCTCTCTAGAGAGGCATCGCATCCTCA GTTCCTCCAAAATGGATTCACCCATTCTCTCCCATGATAGTCGTCATAAGCCAGGGGAGTCTCGCACCTCCTCCCGCCCTGGGCGCCCTGCT gaCCATGGCCTCTTTGCCAAGGAGCGTGCTGAGGAGCAGCCAAGGCCCCCAGTCAAGGCCAATGATTACTCCTCCTCTTCGGAGAGCAGCGAGAGTAGCGAGGAGAGTGAGAGTGGcgaaggagcagaggaggaagaaagcCCCACAGATCG TCACAGGGACGCAGACACTGATTCAGTCAACACCATGGTGGTTCATGAAGACGAAGgcgaggggggagagggagagcaagCTGGGGGCTATGGCGATCAGACCATGCTGGTGCAGAGG ACCCCAGAGAAGCGGAGCCATAATGGATATACTAACTTGCCAGATGTGGTGCAGCCCTCCCACTCCCCCACTGATTCAGCCACTCACTCCTCCCCTGGGAAGGACTCTGTTTATGAT TATCAGTCCAGAGGTTTGGTGAAAGCATCTGGCAAATCTTCCTTCACCACCTTTGTGGATCTGGGCATGTACCAGACACCAGGAGGTACAGGGGataacatatctgtcagtg GCTTGAGGTTTGAGCAGCTGAAGATGGAGGTGAGGAAAGGATCCATGGTGAATGTCAATCCCACCAACACGCGCCCCCCCAATGACACACCTGAGATCCGCAAGTACAAGAAGAGGTTCAACTCTGAGATCCTGTGTGCTGCGCTCTGGG GTGTTAACCTGCTGGTGGGCACAGAGAACGGTCTGAAGCTGCTGGACCGTAGTGGTCAGGGCAAGGTTTACCCCCTCATCAACTCCCGCAGGTTCCAACAGATGGATGTCCTGGAGGGCCTCAACCTGCTCATCACCATATCAG GCAAGAAAAACAAGGTGCGTGTGTACTACCTGGCCTGGCTGAGGAACAAGATTCTCCACAATGACCCTGAGGTGGAGAAGAAACAGGGCTGGACCACTGTGGGGGAGATGGAGGGCTGCGTGCACTACAAAGTGG TGAAATACGAGAGGATAAAGTTTCTGGTGATTGCTTTGAAGAATGCAGTGGAAGTCTATGCTTGGGCGCCCAAACCTTATCACAAATTCATGGCCTTCAAG TCTTTTGCAGACCTGCCACACAGGCCTGTCCTGGTCGACCTGACCGTGGAGGAGGGGCAGAGGTTGAAGGTGATCTATGGTTCTTGTGCTGGCTTCCATGCCATCGACGTGGACTCTGGAAACAACTATGACATTTATATCCCAGTTCAT ATCCAGAGCCATGTGATGCCGCATGCAATTGTCTTCCTGCCCAGCTCAGACGGCATGGAGATGCTGCTGTGCTACGAAGACGAGGGCGTCTATGTCAACACCTACGGACGCATCATCAAGGACGTGGTCCTGCAGTGGGGCGAGATGCCCACATCTGTTG CTCATATCTGCTCAAACCAGATCATGGGATGGGGAGAAAAGGCCATTGAGATCCGTTCTGTAGAGACTGGCCACCTGGATGGTGTCTTCATGCACAAAAGAGCTCAGAGGCTGAAGTTCCTTTGTGAGAGAAATGACAAG
- the mink1 gene encoding misshapen-like kinase 1 isoform X1 translates to MSENAPTRSLDDIDLAALRDPAGIFELVEVVGNGTYGQVYKGRHVKTGQLAAIKVMDVTEEEEEEIKAEINMLKKYSHHRNIATYYGAFVKKSPPGHDDQLWLVMEFCGAGSVTDLVKNTKGSSLKEDWIAYICREILRGLSHLHAHKVIHRDIKGQNVLLTENAEVKLVDFGVSAQLDRTVGRRNTFIGTPYWMAPEVIACDENPDSTYDYRSDIWSLGITAIEMAEGAPPLCDMHPMRALFLIPRNPPPKLKSKKWSKKYIDFIEGCLVKTYTSRPSTEQLLKHSFIRDQPTERQVRIQLKDHIDRTRKKRGEKEETEYEYSGSDEEDENRGDDRESSSILNVPGESTLRRDFQRLQQENKERSEAHKRQQAQLAAQRRDPEEHKRQLLHDRQKRIEEQKEQRRRLEEQQRKEREMVRQQEKGPHRRLDDMRREEDRRLAEREQEFIRHKLEEEQRQLEILQQQLLQEQALLMEYKRKQLEEQRQSERLQRQLQQEHAYLVSLQQQQQEKKPQLYHYNKNLEPNNKPTWAREVEERSKLNRQGSPKICTTVSDTAIQLRSDSISQSGAAQSAQTPPMQRPVEPQGGQGKFQMAHLVPLKPYAAPVPRSQSLCDQPTKTMSAFPTQDPSITPTPRPIHSRELVRQNSDPTSETPAPLAHQIGEDRGPWIRLPDVELPPKIPQRTASIATALNTNLNSGIRHPVRASNPDLSRNDRWERGDCMSIISNLPQTGSLERHRILSSSKMDSPILSHDSRHKPGESRTSSRPGRPADHGLFAKERAEEQPRPPVKANDYSSSSESSESSEESESGEGAEEEESPTDRHRDADTDSVNTMVVHEDEGEGGEGEQAGGYGDQTMLVQRTPEKRSHNGYTNLPDVVQPSHSPTDSATHSSPGKDSVYDYQSRGLVKASGKSSFTTFVDLGMYQTPGGTGDNISVSGLRFEQLKMEVRKGSMVNVNPTNTRPPNDTPEIRKYKKRFNSEILCAALWGVNLLVGTENGLKLLDRSGQGKVYPLINSRRFQQMDVLEGLNLLITISGKKNKVRVYYLAWLRNKILHNDPEVEKKQGWTTVGEMEGCVHYKVVKYERIKFLVIALKNAVEVYAWAPKPYHKFMAFKSFADLPHRPVLVDLTVEEGQRLKVIYGSCAGFHAIDVDSGNNYDIYIPVHIQSHVMPHAIVFLPSSDGMEMLLCYEDEGVYVNTYGRIIKDVVLQWGEMPTSVAHICSNQIMGWGEKAIEIRSVETGHLDGVFMHKRAQRLKFLCERNDKVFFASVRSGGSSQVYFMTLNRNCIMNW, encoded by the exons ATGTCTGAAAACGCCCCCACACGAAGCCTGGATGACATAGACCTCGCAGCTCTGAGG GATCCAGCAGGAATCTTTGAGCTGGTCGAGGTCGTCGGCAATGGGACATATGGGCAGGTATACAAG GGCCGTCATGTGAAGACAGGCCAGCTGGCTGCCATCAAGGTGATGGATGttacagaggaggaagaagaggagatcAAAGCGGAAATCAACATGCTGAAAAAATACAGCCACCACCGCAACATAGCCACATACTACGGTGCCTTTGTCAAGAAGAGTCCACCAGGACATGATGACCAACTTTGG cTGGTGATGGAGTTCTGTGGGGCGGGATCGGTGACTGACCTGGTGAAAAACACTAAGGGCAGCTCTCTGAAGGAGGACTGGATCGCTTACATCTGCAGAGAGATCCTAAGG GGCCTTTCTCACCTCCACGCCCATAAAGTTATCCACAGAGACATCAAGGGCCAGAACGTGCTGCTAACGGAGAATGCAGAGGTCAAACTTG TTGATTTTGGTGTGAGTGCtcagttggacaggactgttgGGCGTAGGAACACCTTCATCGGCACACCTTACTGGATGGCACCTGAGGTTATTGCCTGTGATGAGAACCCTGACTCCACCTATGACTACAGG AGTGATATCTGGTCCTTGGGGATCACAGCCATTGAGATGGCAGAAGGAGCTCCTC CCTTGTGTGACATGCACCCGATGAGAGCCCTCTTCCTGATTCCCAGGAATCCCCCTCCAAAACTTAAATCCAAAAAATG GTCCAAGAAATACATTGACTTTATAGAGGGCTGTCTCGTGAAGACATATACCAGCCGACCATCCACAGAGCAGCTTCTCAAGCACTCCTTCATCAGGGACCAGCCCACTGAGCGCCAGGTCCGAATTCAGCTCAAAGACCATATTGACCGTACACGCaagaaaaggggagagaaag AAGAAACAGAGTATGAGTACAGTGGTAGTGATGAAGAGGATGAAAATCGTGGAGATGACCGAGAGTCAAG TTCAATCCTCAATGTGCCCGGTGAGTCCACCCTGAGGCGGGACTTCCAGCGTCTGCAGCAGGAGAACAAAGAGCGCTCGGAGGCTCACAAGAGGCAGCAGGCCCAACTGGCTGCTCAGCGTAGGGACCCTGAGGAACACAAGAGGCAACTGTTGCATGACCGACAGAAACGCATTGAGGAGCAGAAGGAACAGCGTCGCCGACTTGAAGAG CAACAGAGGAAAGAGCGAGAGATGGTGAGGCAGCAAGAAAAAGGTCCCCATCGGAGACTTGACGATATGAGACGGGAGGAAGATAGAAGGTTGGCTGAGAGGGAGCAG GAGTTTATCAGACATAAGTTAGAAGAAGAGCAGCGGCAATTAGAAATCCTCCAGCAGCAGTTGCTTCAGGAGCAAGCACTGCTTATG GAGTATAAGCGCAAGCAGCTGGAGGAACAGCGTCAGTCAGAGCGACTGCAGAGGCAGCTGCAGCAGGAGCATGCCTACCTGGTGTCTttgcaacaacagcagcaagaAAAGAAGCCCCAGCTCTACCACTATAACAAAAACCTGGAGCCCAACAACAAACCTACTTGGGCCCGTGAG GTGGAGGAGCGAAGTAAGCTCAACAGACAGGGCTCACCCAAAATCTGCACCACTGTCTCTGACACTGCCATCCAGTTGCGCTCTGACTCAATCAGCCAATCGGGAGCGGCCCAGTCTGCTCAGACCCCACCAATGCAGAGGCCTGTTGAACCCCAAGGGGGGCAGGGAAAG TTCCAGATGGCTCACTTGGTTCCGTTGAAGCCTTATGCTGCCCCTGTCCCTCGTTCCCAGTCCCTCTGTGACCAGCCCACTAAGACCATGTCTGCATTCCCCACCCAGGATCCCTCCATTACCCCCACGCCCCGCCCCATCCACTCTAGAGAGCTGGTGCGTCAAAACTCTGACCCCACTTCTGAAACCCCGGCACCACTGGCACACCAAATCGGAGAGGATCGCGGTCCCTGGATCCGCCTGCCAGATGTGGAACTCCCACCCAAG ATTCCCCAGAGGACAGCGTCTATTGCCACAGCTCTCAACACCAACCTGAACTCTGGCATAAGGCATCCAGTACGGGCCAG CAATCCAGATCTCAGCCGCAATGATCGCTGGGAGAGAGGAGACTGTATGAGCATCATATCCAATCTGCCCCAGACTGGCTCTCTAGAGAGGCATCGCATCCTCA GTTCCTCCAAAATGGATTCACCCATTCTCTCCCATGATAGTCGTCATAAGCCAGGGGAGTCTCGCACCTCCTCCCGCCCTGGGCGCCCTGCT gaCCATGGCCTCTTTGCCAAGGAGCGTGCTGAGGAGCAGCCAAGGCCCCCAGTCAAGGCCAATGATTACTCCTCCTCTTCGGAGAGCAGCGAGAGTAGCGAGGAGAGTGAGAGTGGcgaaggagcagaggaggaagaaagcCCCACAGATCG TCACAGGGACGCAGACACTGATTCAGTCAACACCATGGTGGTTCATGAAGACGAAGgcgaggggggagagggagagcaagCTGGGGGCTATGGCGATCAGACCATGCTGGTGCAGAGG ACCCCAGAGAAGCGGAGCCATAATGGATATACTAACTTGCCAGATGTGGTGCAGCCCTCCCACTCCCCCACTGATTCAGCCACTCACTCCTCCCCTGGGAAGGACTCTGTTTATGAT TATCAGTCCAGAGGTTTGGTGAAAGCATCTGGCAAATCTTCCTTCACCACCTTTGTGGATCTGGGCATGTACCAGACACCAGGAGGTACAGGGGataacatatctgtcagtg GCTTGAGGTTTGAGCAGCTGAAGATGGAGGTGAGGAAAGGATCCATGGTGAATGTCAATCCCACCAACACGCGCCCCCCCAATGACACACCTGAGATCCGCAAGTACAAGAAGAGGTTCAACTCTGAGATCCTGTGTGCTGCGCTCTGGG GTGTTAACCTGCTGGTGGGCACAGAGAACGGTCTGAAGCTGCTGGACCGTAGTGGTCAGGGCAAGGTTTACCCCCTCATCAACTCCCGCAGGTTCCAACAGATGGATGTCCTGGAGGGCCTCAACCTGCTCATCACCATATCAG GCAAGAAAAACAAGGTGCGTGTGTACTACCTGGCCTGGCTGAGGAACAAGATTCTCCACAATGACCCTGAGGTGGAGAAGAAACAGGGCTGGACCACTGTGGGGGAGATGGAGGGCTGCGTGCACTACAAAGTGG TGAAATACGAGAGGATAAAGTTTCTGGTGATTGCTTTGAAGAATGCAGTGGAAGTCTATGCTTGGGCGCCCAAACCTTATCACAAATTCATGGCCTTCAAG TCTTTTGCAGACCTGCCACACAGGCCTGTCCTGGTCGACCTGACCGTGGAGGAGGGGCAGAGGTTGAAGGTGATCTATGGTTCTTGTGCTGGCTTCCATGCCATCGACGTGGACTCTGGAAACAACTATGACATTTATATCCCAGTTCAT ATCCAGAGCCATGTGATGCCGCATGCAATTGTCTTCCTGCCCAGCTCAGACGGCATGGAGATGCTGCTGTGCTACGAAGACGAGGGCGTCTATGTCAACACCTACGGACGCATCATCAAGGACGTGGTCCTGCAGTGGGGCGAGATGCCCACATCTGTTG CTCATATCTGCTCAAACCAGATCATGGGATGGGGAGAAAAGGCCATTGAGATCCGTTCTGTAGAGACTGGCCACCTGGATGGTGTCTTCATGCACAAAAGAGCTCAGAGGCTGAAGTTCCTTTGTGAGAGAAATGACAAG